CTCTTCAAACTCATAAACTTACATGTAAATTGATACCTTTTAGAGTTAAGCACAAAATTGCCTTTGTTGCAACGGCAAAGTTGCCTCCATTATGTTTTAAGAAGTGCACAACTTttagtttcggtttttgtAAATTCCATTCTGTACTGTGTGATATACGAATGTAATAAAAGTTCTTCTCGGCCAGGCAGGAAATGAGAACACAACTTTAacttattttcatattaaatgATGAGAAATTACGCAGAATAACTCGCCCATACatcaattcatttaaatgcgtttattaaaaaactttcGCACAGCAAAAGTGCTGACAGCGACAACAAAAAGGAGGGCTGCGCCGAGATTGATACAACAACAAGGAGCCATGGAGTCGGAAAAGATGGAAAAAGTGAAGCTCAAATAATGGCACTTCAATATGTGGACGGAAAAGCAGGGGGAAACCGAGGGAAAATAGTGGATGTTACGGGGGGAGAAGGGGAGATTTCATGGGGGGCGGTTACCAACAGCTTGTTAGTGGCTTTGTTGGTCAGTACTTTTAACTAATGTGTTTTGTGCGACCATAGAAAATCTCAAGTACTCATAGACGctcagacacacacatgcaccGGCTCCCTCGTATGATCTACTTAAAgtgtgcactgcgagaaaagcgGGTATCACttgaaaaaagtgaaattatgGTAATAATactaaatcaaaaatttgGATAGTTTAAAGCCTGAACTTTCATCTACATAGTACGTTATCCACACTTTTCTTGACTACAACTCTTCAGAAAGTTATCTAAATTGCTAACCCttatttttctgagtgcacaACCGCAAAGGGTGTTTGTGTGGAAAAGGGGAGCTTATGTAGCCAGACTGGGGCTCCTTCAGTTTCGGCTCCTGACTGCATAAAATAACCGCATAAAATGTCGTTAAGTATAACGAAATTGAGTCTGCACATAAATTCAGATTATGAGATTAAAATGTTGTGATTTTCGCACATAGAAACCAGTCTGGGATGGCCAgtaaacccttttttttttgcgatgaTGGAACCCGAAAAATGAGCTCCAAATATTTTCTGTGGAAAATGCGATGGAATAAGCAGTAGCTGCCCCATCAAAAGtggcaacaacatcaacagcaggCAAGTCAATGTAATGAGTTTATATCGCCCTTTTGGCCCGAagcataaatttatgaaaaagcAACATTGCGCAGGCACAGTGGAATAAATCTGATGCCATTATCTAAATCGGATAGCAGATGTGCGGAGATAAtctgatttaaaaaaaaattatgcaaagtaTAAAAATTCTATGCCACTTTCAAAGAAGTAACGTGTTTTATAACATTGAATGGCTGAACGGCCgagaattaaatatttttgttatattacaAATGTAATAAAACCAGTTTgaatatatcaaaaatattatttcaaaaaaccAACTAATGCTGAAGAACTATTTTGTTCGAATAAACGCGATTCCGCTCCACTGTTCGCCTGATGAATAATAAAGAAGTTGCGGTTCTGGCCGGCGATCAAAGTCAAATATTTGGTTTGGATGTTTACAAATTGGGTCAGCTGGTCATTTGGCCTGTCCTCCAGCCACACAGCTCCCACTTCAAAATGCCCCCTGGTCGCCACTGGTTTTCACCCCCTTCGCTGTGAATTTTCCAGAAATAAAGGCCGTGGATCTCAGCTGTCGCTTCATTATGACGCTAATTGCCAGGACATGCCGGCCAAAGGATTAGCAACACGTAAACTGTACAGCATGGCATTCGATGAGACCGCAAAAACCAGGACGAGAAAGGACATGCGAGAACTCCATGAACGGTCTTTCGACTCATAAACACTTTAGTTTGTCTTAATCCGGTTATATATCCGGATTAGCGACCATGAGTGCGACGAAGGTGTATTTTTTTCGCTATTCGCGAGAACTTTACGACACTTTTTAGGTAATGAATGggattacatttttttaatccACCACCACCCGTCGGCTGTAAAAAAATTAGCGGCAAAAAAGCAGTGCATTCAGGTCAGTTTTTGGTCTGGAAAACCGATTGACCTGCGGCCACGGGTCTCATGAATGGGCAGGTCAGAAAAAGGTAAAAAGATTGCATATAAATTAAGCCAGCCACTCTGATGCAACCAGCAAACGGAGTCAAGTAACCGCACAGTCAAGATGCGTTTCATCCAGCAAAACAAGCAAGTTAAAGATAACTCCAAAGAGAATCCCTCCCAGAACTCAATGGAATCACCACCAAAGTCACCCACCGCCGCATATGCAATGTTCATGCACCGCGAAGAGTTGAGGAGGAGGAAAATCCAAGTCTCTCGGGTTTCAGCCACCAAAATTCACCTGACCAGCGAACTAATCGCTCGAACCAAGCAGAATATACGGCAGTGCAGCTTCGAGGATCTGGAGATTCTGGCCAGAGAGACGCTCTTCAAGAAGAATCTGCAAAGGCATCTCTACTATCGACGCATGCACATCCATCAACTGATGCTGAGCAAAAAGAAGCAGCAGGCCAAGGAAAAGAAGTGAAGAGATAAATTTAAGATAAAGATAAGTTATTTAGTATGGTAACAGCAAAAGTGATTTTTacatgcataaatattataaaccTAAATTAAGAACAATAAAACAcctaaaaattacaaaaactGGAATAGTCGATAAAGggagaaatgggaaaacatttTCCTTCTAAGAAACTTTTTAACAATGCCACCGAACCTCCTTTAAGTTCATAAATAGTCCTTTCCACTTTAAGTAAACGACCTCACCCATTACAATCAAGAATATCTGAGATGCGGTCGAAAAGATATGGCTTAACCCAaactaaaaacttaaattaaacttCAGTCATTTGTAAAAGCCAATGTGAAGGGACAAATGCCCCTCACATTCACTTCTTATCTTTGCCCCGGCAAAAgtgcaattttccatttaaatatttgattatgtatacgtatacgtatcAGTATACGTATAAGTATTCCCCAGTCGTAATTGTCAGAGAGCAAAGTGTCGGCGTCGACCTGCACTTGTAATGGgtgtaaaaacaaatttgcacaTGATTACCAAAAAACCCGGTTGGCAAAACTGCGAACATTTAATACAACTCAAACAAAATGGGGggcgttgcataaatttgcacaGGCCAAGGGGGGGGTGTAGAAAAATTCTTGCCTTTTTAGACtacataaattttaattaaatgtcactcatacgccatgtaCGCCAAGCACAATGTTGAGCCATCGTGTATTTGcccgcgtgtgtgtgtctgtgtgcgtgcaaCGGAGTGGCGTTGGTGCGATAGTGTGAGTGCTGTGTCTGTGAGTGGTGCGACAAATGAATGCACATGAAAGTGGCGCACGAATTACACTTTAttgaacagcagcagcaccatcagcagcaggagccaGGATGGGGAGCCACGGACCAAGGACGGAGGACAATGGCGACGAGAGTGGAGCTCATCTAAAGCGAAGCGTAAAACAAAGCAGGACACCAAGGAGTCCAAACGGTTGCCGCCGCTCCGCAGCTGTGCATTTTTCGCAATTTTccacaaatttattttatggatACTGCCAAATAGTTGCACAAAATTAAACTCATTTTTATATTCCTTAAATTTTGACGGCTTAAATATACATCTTTAaaggtattttaaaaattcttaaaaatataaatacagtGCATTTAAAAAGCTCTTTAtaacaataaatgaatatgaatataaaactttgaatattttgataatgaattttccattttacttAACGCTTAGTTTGTAAATAGCGAAGTTATTCTTTTAAACTTTCCACGTTATGTATGCAActaaaattcattaaaattatttggTAATATTCAGTACAGCCTAGTTTTAACTTCAGAAAAAGGAAATGCTCaaattttcctattttttggCAGCTAGCTCtaattattacttttttgccaactttttGTGTATCTagcagtttgtttgtttccatTGGATTCCAGTGGCGAATCTGCGGCGTTTCCTTTTTCGTGCATTTTCATTAAACTTTCACAGCATGCATTATTCATGTTCTACAACAATCGCCATGGTCCAGCAGCAGAACATTggggaaatagaaaaaaagtcCACTTCGCAGTTCACAGTGCCTAATGAGAAGCCATCAAGAGCAGCAtcatctttaatttttttaattaattttttttggtaaacacagtttgattgggaatttaattacaaattcaacgatatatgacattccatatttggacagATATTTTCAATGCTCTGAtaaaaaaactaatatttaaatcgcaaaaaaaatcagaaaatcaatttttggacaaaatccaaaaatcatcatcaaagattgaaaaaaatttgaaaaaaaaaaaaaattttgttaaacacagtttgattgggaatttaattacgaattcaacgagatatcacattccatatttggaccaatatttcgaatgttttgatcaaaatactaatatttaaatcgcaaaaaaaaacagaaaatcaattttcgaccaaaatccaaaattcatcatcaaaaattgaaaaaaatttgaaaaaaaaatccatttttttggtaaacacagttcgattggaaatttaattacgaattcaacgagatatgacattccatatttgggccagtttttcgaatgttctgatcaaaatactgatatttaaatcgcaaaaaaacagaaaatcaattttcgaccaaaatccaaaaatcatgatcaaaaattgaaaaaaaatttgaaaaaaaaatcaatttttttggtaaacacagttcgattggaaatttaattacgaattcaacgagatatgacattccatatttgggccagtttttcgaatgttctgatcaaaatactgatatttaaatcgcaaaaaaacagaaaatcaattttcgaccaaaatccaaaaatcatgatcaaaaattgaaaaaaatttgaaaaaaaaatcaatttttttggtaaacacagttcgattggaaatttaattacgaatgcaaagagatatgacattccatatttgggccagttt
This genomic interval from Drosophila teissieri strain GT53w chromosome 3L, Prin_Dtei_1.1, whole genome shotgun sequence contains the following:
- the LOC122618213 gene encoding uncharacterized protein LOC122618213, translated to MRFIQQNKQVKDNSKENPSQNSMESPPKSPTAAYAMFMHREELRRRKIQVSRVSATKIHLTSELIARTKQNIRQCSFEDLEILARETLFKKNLQRHLYYRRMHIHQLMLSKKKQQAKEKK